A section of the Ruania halotolerans genome encodes:
- a CDS encoding ROK family transcriptional regulator — protein MHPSTPDLHRWPALPDTERRVLLELLVHGSLPRVRIAERLGLSRTSLSRITRGLIESGLITEGPSLALGGRGRPAESLHLRSDAAHFVGIKLTAETMYLVVTDLLAQPVLETSMALHSRDVGEVVALIASSIRSLGPDLADVAAVGIAVAGDVTSSPQGSILHQSNFLGWDAVALGPLVSEATSLHATVVNDVHALTGAHHWFGTDGSHRSLVVFGVGAGIGSGVVIDGTLHPGTHGRAGRVGHTRIGGRGRRCENGHVDCTHSFVTIPAIEHNAGVGAGEYTRALADARKGNDEALRAFHDAARALGAVVAESVNAFDPEVVAIMGEGVDMIDLAPEAMYAAMAEFLEQGDVAEVVVERPPFAFGLYARGAAVAAMREVLS, from the coding sequence GTGCATCCATCCACGCCGGACCTGCACCGCTGGCCGGCCCTCCCGGACACCGAACGCCGGGTCCTGCTGGAATTGCTGGTGCACGGTTCCTTGCCACGGGTACGGATCGCGGAGCGCCTCGGCCTTTCCCGCACGAGCCTGTCCCGGATCACGCGCGGGTTGATCGAGTCAGGTCTGATCACCGAGGGCCCATCGCTCGCCCTGGGTGGGCGGGGCAGGCCGGCCGAGTCACTGCACCTTCGTAGCGACGCCGCCCATTTCGTCGGGATCAAGCTGACCGCCGAGACGATGTACCTCGTCGTGACCGACTTACTTGCGCAGCCGGTGCTGGAGACATCGATGGCGCTGCACTCCCGCGACGTCGGCGAGGTGGTCGCCCTGATCGCCTCGTCCATCCGGTCGCTCGGCCCTGATCTGGCCGACGTCGCCGCCGTCGGGATCGCCGTGGCGGGGGACGTCACCTCGTCGCCGCAAGGGAGCATTCTGCACCAATCCAACTTCCTCGGCTGGGACGCCGTGGCCCTGGGACCACTGGTGAGCGAGGCGACCTCACTGCACGCCACAGTCGTCAACGATGTGCATGCGTTGACGGGTGCGCATCACTGGTTCGGGACCGACGGCAGTCACCGTTCGCTGGTCGTCTTCGGTGTGGGTGCAGGGATCGGCTCCGGAGTGGTGATAGACGGCACGTTGCACCCTGGCACGCACGGCCGCGCCGGCCGGGTGGGCCACACCCGGATCGGTGGGCGCGGCCGACGATGCGAGAACGGCCACGTGGACTGCACGCACAGTTTCGTGACCATCCCCGCCATCGAACACAATGCGGGCGTGGGCGCTGGCGAGTACACCCGTGCCCTGGCCGATGCGCGCAAGGGCAATGACGAGGCGCTACGCGCCTTCCACGACGCCGCTCGGGCGCTGGGCGCCGTCGTGGCGGAATCGGTCAACGCCTTCGACCCGGAGGTGGTCGCGATCATGGGGGAAGGCGTCGACATGATCGATCTCGCCCCGGAGGCGATGTATGCAGCGATGGCGGAGTTCCTTGAGCAAGGAGATGTCGCCGAAGTTGTCGTCGAGCGACCACCGTTTGCGTTTGGTCTCTATGCGCGAGGCGCTGCCGTGGCGGCGATGCGCGAAGTCCTCAGCTGA
- a CDS encoding PrsW family intramembrane metalloprotease, translating to MTNQPPNQPGPGYHPVAPPTQGQYAPPSQYPQQGQQSQQGQYAPPSQYPQQSQYPHQQAPQGMPQQYQASYGGAPNPGRSSYSAGPQYHQPPAPVAVTPPSAQYAPAAQQPWAQPGRFRPRRKRRVIFEIILLSLGTLGVLSIVALMAMGMGVGSIVVASILSLIPLAIVGAAVLWVDRWEPEPRLLLAAAFVWGGGISVWLASLMNAPIGSLLGNALAPSMPAEVMPAIFGAPVVEEWWKGLGVLLIFLLRRRQFNGPVDGIVYAAVIAAAFAFVENIQYLGGAGDDVAFTFIMRGLASPFGHLIYTACIGVALGVASRQKSKWAWLWLMPLGYLGAIALHAAWNGFASYTQSLADIAALFVFVNWLPLVVWAIILVWLRKNEVKLVGQRLSEYVPSGWLVPQEVAMLTSLQGRRQAKAWAARGGPAAATAMKKFQKAAVALAYARQDLHTGHVGIRARQDELALLEQIGQTRAQFKAALGV from the coding sequence GTGACCAATCAACCGCCGAACCAGCCAGGACCGGGATACCACCCCGTCGCGCCGCCGACTCAGGGTCAGTACGCGCCGCCGAGCCAGTACCCGCAGCAGGGTCAGCAGTCGCAGCAGGGTCAGTACGCGCCGCCGAGCCAGTACCCGCAGCAGAGTCAGTACCCGCACCAGCAGGCACCGCAGGGCATGCCGCAGCAGTATCAGGCGAGCTACGGCGGGGCTCCCAACCCTGGACGGTCCTCCTATAGCGCCGGCCCGCAGTATCACCAGCCACCGGCACCAGTGGCGGTGACACCGCCATCGGCCCAGTACGCACCCGCGGCGCAACAGCCGTGGGCGCAGCCGGGTCGATTCCGGCCGCGTCGCAAGCGACGGGTGATCTTCGAGATCATCCTGCTCTCGCTCGGCACACTCGGCGTGCTATCCATCGTGGCACTGATGGCGATGGGAATGGGAGTCGGCAGCATCGTCGTCGCCTCGATTCTCTCCCTCATCCCGCTCGCCATCGTCGGCGCTGCGGTGCTCTGGGTGGACCGCTGGGAACCCGAACCACGACTGCTGCTCGCCGCCGCGTTCGTCTGGGGTGGTGGCATCTCGGTGTGGCTCGCCAGTTTGATGAACGCACCGATCGGGTCACTCCTCGGCAATGCACTCGCGCCGTCGATGCCCGCTGAGGTCATGCCGGCCATCTTCGGGGCTCCGGTGGTGGAGGAGTGGTGGAAGGGGCTCGGCGTCCTGTTGATCTTCCTGCTCCGCCGGCGCCAGTTCAACGGGCCGGTCGACGGGATCGTCTACGCCGCCGTCATTGCCGCGGCCTTCGCGTTCGTGGAGAACATCCAGTACCTGGGGGGCGCGGGAGACGACGTGGCGTTCACCTTCATCATGCGCGGCCTGGCTTCCCCGTTCGGGCACCTGATCTACACCGCGTGCATCGGTGTGGCACTTGGTGTGGCCTCGCGGCAGAAGAGCAAGTGGGCCTGGCTGTGGCTGATGCCGCTCGGCTATCTCGGCGCGATCGCTCTGCATGCCGCGTGGAACGGCTTCGCCAGCTATACCCAGTCGCTCGCGGATATCGCCGCGTTGTTCGTCTTCGTGAACTGGCTGCCGCTGGTGGTCTGGGCGATCATCCTGGTGTGGTTGCGCAAGAACGAGGTGAAGCTCGTCGGCCAACGGCTCAGCGAGTACGTTCCGTCGGGGTGGCTCGTTCCTCAAGAGGTCGCGATGTTGACCTCGCTGCAGGGACGCCGTCAGGCGAAGGCCTGGGCAGCACGGGGCGGACCTGCCGCCGCCACGGCCATGAAGAAGTTCCAGAAGGCTGCCGTGGCGCTGGCCTACGCCCGTCAGGATCTGCACACCGGGCATGTCGGCATCCGAGCCCGGCAGGACGAATTGGCGCTCCTGGAGCAGATCGGGCAGACCCGAGCACAATTCAAGGCCGCGCTCGGCGTCTGA
- a CDS encoding class I SAM-dependent methyltransferase has protein sequence MDRRTLAQLLSPEGWTLLSQLPPYEEQQALQLAEGLRSRGLDAGLVAGALTQSRLRTKARAKFGEFASEMLFTDSGLEQATRLTVAARHARRYADAGATHIADLGCGLGGDAMAMAGLGLRVLAVELDEETAALATVNLRAFDHAQVRLGDATAIDLRSEGIDAVFADPARRTRSGARVFDPRAYSPDLDTLLGLREQVPNLGLKVGPGIPYTALPSQTHAQWVSVDRAVVEAGLWFGDLAPEGAGRSALLLTGGQEHLLSAPGDADARAAQAPVGDLGAYLYEPDGAVIRAGLVARTAELLEGTLVDESIAYITTQTLQDTPFAVGYRVLDSFDFGLKRLRAYLRTRNVGRLTIKKRGTAVVPDQLRQQLALRGQDEATIVLTRLRGQQSVLVVEPV, from the coding sequence GTGGACCGTCGAACACTCGCCCAGCTGCTCTCCCCGGAAGGGTGGACCTTGCTCTCCCAGCTGCCCCCGTATGAGGAGCAGCAGGCCCTCCAGCTGGCCGAAGGATTGCGCTCACGCGGATTGGACGCGGGCTTGGTGGCCGGCGCTCTCACGCAGAGCCGGTTGCGCACGAAAGCCCGAGCTAAGTTCGGCGAGTTCGCGAGCGAGATGCTGTTCACCGACAGCGGACTCGAACAGGCCACCCGCCTCACAGTGGCCGCCCGGCACGCGCGCCGGTACGCCGACGCCGGGGCCACCCATATCGCCGATCTGGGTTGCGGGCTCGGCGGAGACGCGATGGCCATGGCCGGGCTCGGACTGCGCGTGCTGGCCGTCGAGCTCGACGAGGAGACAGCGGCGCTGGCCACGGTGAACCTGCGCGCCTTCGACCACGCCCAAGTGCGGCTCGGAGATGCCACCGCGATCGACCTACGGTCCGAGGGCATCGATGCCGTGTTCGCCGACCCAGCCCGGCGCACCCGGTCCGGTGCCCGTGTATTCGATCCTCGCGCGTACTCCCCTGACCTGGACACTCTGCTCGGCCTGCGCGAGCAGGTGCCGAACCTCGGCCTCAAGGTCGGCCCCGGCATCCCCTACACCGCCTTGCCCTCCCAGACGCATGCACAGTGGGTGAGCGTGGACCGCGCCGTGGTGGAGGCAGGCCTGTGGTTCGGCGATCTGGCACCCGAGGGTGCAGGCCGCAGCGCCCTGCTGCTGACCGGCGGGCAGGAGCACCTCCTCAGCGCCCCCGGCGATGCCGATGCGCGCGCTGCGCAGGCGCCGGTGGGCGATCTGGGCGCGTACCTGTACGAACCCGATGGTGCCGTGATCCGCGCCGGACTGGTGGCGCGTACGGCCGAGCTGCTCGAGGGCACCCTCGTGGACGAATCGATCGCCTACATCACCACACAGACCCTCCAGGACACACCGTTCGCCGTCGGCTATCGGGTGCTGGACTCCTTCGACTTCGGACTGAAGCGGCTCCGTGCCTACCTGCGCACGCGGAACGTGGGACGGCTCACGATCAAGAAGCGAGGCACCGCCGTCGTGCCCGATCAGCTGCGCCAGCAGCTGGCGCTGCGTGGGCAGGACGAGGCGACGATCGTGCTCACCCGGCTGCGAGGCCAACAGAGTGTGCTCGTGGTCGAACCGGTGTAG
- a CDS encoding glutamate--cysteine ligase, with protein MTIDFSPSARSTLGIEWELALVDTDTGDLRQVAQTVLDAVAPADGTQHPTIRQELLLNTVEIVTGVCTDVPEAMADLAASTALVREVTEPLRVELMCAGTHPFGHWGSQKVTDKQRYATLIDRTQWWGRQMLIYGVHVHVGIESRDKVLPILGALLSYYPHLLSLSASSPFWDGRDTGYASNRALLFQQLPTAGLPFTTLRTWADLERYVDDMLLTGVIDDFDEVRWDLRPSPKFGTLEMRICDGVSNALELSAVAALTHCLVEKFSRMIDAGEPLPQMPSWFLAENKWRSARYGMEAIIILDEAGNEELVTDALGAVLEDVAPIADDLGCTRELMGVQEIIRTGGSAARQRVIAAASAPGDLGPVVGHLVREFHAGRPLDPS; from the coding sequence GTGACGATCGACTTCTCCCCTTCGGCGCGCTCCACTCTGGGGATCGAGTGGGAGCTCGCCCTGGTGGACACCGACACCGGGGATCTGCGGCAGGTGGCCCAGACCGTGCTGGACGCCGTGGCCCCGGCGGACGGCACACAGCACCCGACCATTCGGCAGGAGTTGTTGCTGAACACAGTCGAGATCGTGACCGGGGTGTGCACCGACGTGCCGGAAGCGATGGCCGATCTGGCCGCCAGCACGGCACTCGTGCGCGAGGTCACCGAGCCGCTGCGGGTGGAGCTGATGTGCGCGGGCACCCATCCGTTCGGGCACTGGGGTTCGCAGAAGGTCACCGACAAGCAGCGCTACGCCACCCTGATCGATCGCACCCAGTGGTGGGGCCGTCAGATGTTGATCTACGGCGTGCACGTACACGTGGGCATCGAGAGCCGGGACAAAGTGCTGCCGATCCTCGGTGCGCTGCTCTCGTACTACCCGCACCTGCTCTCCCTCTCGGCATCGTCGCCGTTCTGGGATGGGCGGGACACCGGCTACGCCTCCAACCGCGCCCTGCTCTTCCAACAGCTGCCGACGGCGGGACTTCCGTTCACCACGCTGCGCACCTGGGCGGACCTGGAGCGGTATGTGGACGACATGCTGCTCACCGGCGTGATCGACGACTTCGACGAGGTGCGCTGGGATCTGCGGCCCTCTCCGAAATTCGGCACCCTGGAGATGCGCATCTGCGACGGCGTCTCGAACGCGCTGGAGCTCTCGGCGGTCGCGGCACTCACGCACTGCCTGGTGGAGAAGTTCTCCCGGATGATCGATGCCGGCGAGCCGTTGCCGCAGATGCCCTCGTGGTTCCTGGCCGAGAACAAGTGGCGCTCGGCCCGGTACGGGATGGAGGCGATCATCATCCTGGACGAGGCAGGCAATGAGGAACTGGTGACCGATGCGCTCGGGGCGGTGCTGGAGGATGTGGCGCCGATCGCCGACGATCTAGGCTGCACGCGGGAACTCATGGGGGTGCAGGAGATCATCCGCACCGGGGGCTCGGCGGCCCGGCAGCGGGTGATCGCGGCAGCGTCAGCGCCCGGGGACCTGGGGCCGGTGGTGGGGCACCTCGTGCGGGAGTTTCACGCTGGCCGGCCGCTGGACCCTTCCTAG
- a CDS encoding DUF1700 domain-containing protein: MTTTTDRTSRYLDDLARLLDSLEPAERAEVLDSVREHIDTSLADLEGEPNEADVDRILSELGAPGAVAEAALADRSTSGAEYTGPDRPAPKRPALSRGWVPPVALLGIVLGALGAPLIVPVVALIAGIVLLCLSPLWQPGQKALGAIGIPLGLVPVLLALLIVTWASGGPDAGLNAWAVIVPAGAVLALAIAGYLLVVGVRRASRWELPTT, translated from the coding sequence ATGACAACGACCACCGATCGCACCAGCCGCTACCTGGACGACCTCGCTCGCCTTCTCGACAGCCTGGAACCGGCAGAGCGCGCCGAGGTGCTCGACTCCGTCCGCGAACACATCGACACCTCTCTGGCTGATCTGGAGGGTGAACCGAACGAGGCCGACGTGGACCGCATCCTGTCCGAGCTCGGTGCCCCAGGTGCTGTGGCCGAGGCAGCGTTGGCTGATCGGAGCACCTCCGGCGCTGAGTACACCGGGCCGGACCGACCGGCTCCGAAACGCCCCGCCCTCAGCCGTGGCTGGGTGCCCCCGGTCGCGTTGCTCGGCATCGTCCTCGGCGCGCTCGGTGCCCCGCTCATCGTGCCGGTCGTCGCGCTCATTGCCGGGATCGTCCTGCTGTGCTTGTCACCGCTGTGGCAGCCTGGGCAGAAGGCGCTCGGTGCGATCGGCATTCCGCTCGGCTTGGTACCGGTGCTCCTTGCGCTGCTGATCGTGACGTGGGCGTCCGGCGGTCCTGACGCCGGGCTGAACGCCTGGGCGGTGATCGTGCCGGCCGGGGCGGTCCTCGCGCTGGCCATCGCCGGCTACCTGCTCGTGGTCGGCGTCCGGCGAGCCTCCCGCTGGGAGTTGCCGACTACCTAG